A portion of the Blautia hansenii DSM 20583 genome contains these proteins:
- the glsA gene encoding glutaminase A, translating to MMKSEEVMRILENAIRIGKGVIRYGSVASYIPELAKADKNKLGICLYTIDGNQFETGNTEDRFTIQSISKVMALCLALETFGAEFVFEHVGVEPSGEAFNSLVELDNRSNRPFNPMINSGAITVASLLVNHYSIEDMQKYMQDVCEDPEIAVDEAVFQSEMATCARNKAIAYLLKSKEIIDTDVEDSVTFYTKMCSMSVNARDLAMFGLLLANDGVQLSTGKRLISSQTVRMVQTIMLTCGMYDGSGEFALRTGIPTKSGVGGGLLSVSKKKMGIGIYGPSLDKKGNCIAGCELLGYISEALHLHIFDTREWKVEE from the coding sequence ATGATGAAATCAGAAGAGGTTATGAGAATACTGGAAAATGCCATCCGTATCGGAAAAGGTGTGATCCGGTATGGAAGTGTTGCATCGTATATTCCGGAGCTTGCCAAGGCAGATAAGAATAAACTGGGGATCTGCCTTTATACAATAGACGGCAATCAATTTGAGACCGGAAATACAGAAGACAGATTTACGATACAGTCCATTTCCAAAGTAATGGCACTGTGTCTGGCACTGGAAACATTTGGAGCAGAGTTTGTGTTTGAACATGTTGGTGTGGAGCCGTCAGGGGAGGCTTTTAACTCACTGGTAGAACTGGATAACCGAAGTAACCGGCCCTTTAATCCGATGATCAATTCTGGAGCAATCACGGTTGCGAGCCTGCTTGTAAACCACTATTCCATCGAAGATATGCAGAAGTATATGCAGGACGTATGTGAAGATCCGGAGATTGCAGTAGACGAAGCTGTATTTCAGTCTGAGATGGCGACTTGCGCAAGAAATAAGGCGATTGCCTATCTTTTAAAAAGTAAGGAGATCATTGATACCGATGTAGAAGATAGTGTTACCTTTTATACAAAGATGTGTTCCATGTCGGTAAATGCAAGAGATTTGGCAATGTTCGGTCTTTTGCTTGCAAATGACGGAGTGCAATTATCTACCGGAAAACGTCTGATCTCATCTCAGACTGTACGGATGGTACAGACCATTATGCTCACCTGCGGGATGTATGACGGATCAGGTGAATTTGCGTTAAGAACAGGAATTCCGACTAAGAGCGGAGTCGGCGGCGGCCTGCTTAGTGTATCGAAAAAGAAAATGGGAATCGGGATCTACGGACCGTCTCTTGATAAAAAAGGAAACTGTATCGCAGGCTGCGAATTGTTGGGATATATTTCAGAAGCACTACATCTTCACATCTTTGATACCAGAGAGTGGAAGGTAGAAGAATAA